From bacterium:
GCGCGGCCGGCGCCGCGGTGTTCGCGGTCGACGTCCAACCTCACCGGCTCGAGGCGGCGCGCGCGGCCGGCGCAGACGCGGCGTTCCTCACCGGCGGCGACGCCGTGGCCGCGGTGCGGCGCGCGACCGGAGGGCGCGGTGCGGACCTGGTGCTCGATACCGTCGGGCACCGCGATACCGTGCTGGCCGCGGCCGAGCTGGCTCGGGCCGGGGGACGGATCGTGCTCATCGGGTACACCGGACACCCCGAGGAGTATCCGCCGCTGCCGACGCAGCGCGTGGTGTTGGGCCAGCTCACCCTGATCGGCTCGCGCTACGTGACGCGCCTCGAGTTGCGCCGGGCGTTGGACCTCGTCGCGCGCGGCCTGGTGCGCCCTGTGATCTCGGGCGAGGTGCCGCTCGAGCAGGCGAACGAGGCGCTCGCCATGGTCCGCGACGACCGGACGACCGGCCGGGTCGTCGTCCGCGTGGGGGGCGTGCGTGCTTGACCTGACGATCCGCGGGACGGTGCTCGTGACGCCCCGGGGCCGGTTTGCCGCGGACCTGCACATTAAGGACGGGAAGATCGTCGCGCTCGGAGCGCTCGACGCGCCGGGCGCACGCGTCGTCGACGCGGGCGGGTTGCTCGCGCTGCCGGGGGTCGTCGATAGCCACGTGCACTTCATGGACCCGGGCGACGTGACGCGGGAGGACTTCGTGACGGGCAGCGCAGCCGCCGCTGCCGGCGGGGTCACGACGGTCATCGAGCACACCCACGGGGCGCCGGTGCGCGACGCCGGCGAGCTCCGGCGCAAGGTCGATCACCTCCGGCAGCGCTCCCTGGTGGACTTTGCGCTCGGCGCGCACGTGTGGCCGGACCGCTTGCCGGCGCTCCCGGACCTCTGGGCGGCGGGCGCCGCGTACCTGAAGGTGTTCACGTGCGAGACCCACGGCGTCCCGGCCCTGCTCGCGGGCGATCTGCTGCGCTGTTTTCAGGACGGCGCGCGGTGGGGAGGAACGTTCCTGGTGCACTGCGAGGACGACGCGATCACGCGCGAGCGCGAGGCGGCGCTGCGACGCGCCGGGCGCACCGACCACGGCGTCGTGCCCGAGTGGCGGTGTCGGGAGGCCGAGGCCGTCGCCGCGTGCGAGGTTGCGCTTCTTGCCCGGCTGACGGGCGCCCGCGTGGTCGTCGCGCACACCAGCCACGCCCCGGTCGTCGATCTGATCGCGCGCGAGCGCGCCGTGGGAGCGCGCCTGTGGGTAGAGAGCTGCCCGCAGTATTTCTACCTGTTCGAAGACGAGGTACGCGAGCACGGCCCGTTCCGGAAGTTCACGCCTCCGGCCCGCCTGCGTGACGGCGCCGACGCCGACCAGATGTGGCGGCGGCTCGCATCCGGCGCGATTACCCACCTCAGCACCGATCACGCGCCGTCGACCCGCGCGCAGAAGCTCGAGGGCGACATCTGGACATGTCACTTCGGACTGCCCGGTGTGGAGACGACCCTAACGATGCTGTTGCACGCCGTCTCCGAGGGCAAGATCACACTGGAGCGGCTGGTGGACGTTCTCTGCGCGCAACCGGCTCGGCTGTACGGTCTCTACCCCCGCAAGGGCACGCTCGAGCCCGGCGCCGACGCCGACGTGACGTTGGTGGATCCGGCGCGGCGGCGGACGCTCGCGGACGGTCAAGTGATCAGCAAAGCGGGGTGGACGCCGTACGCCGGGACCGAGGTGGTCGGCGCGCCCGTCATGACCTTCGTCCGCGGCCGCCTCGTTGCCAGGGATGGCTGCCCCGAGGGCGAAGCGGGATGGGGGCGCTGGCTGGCCGGGCCGGGTGCCGGCGCCTGAGGGTGGTTAGGGTGTCCGTGGACGCGGGTACCTGATAGCCAGAACGACTTCGAGGGGAGGGGCATCGTGACGCACGCACGGAAGGTCGGCAGGTATGTGGCCGCGGCGGTCTGCGCCGTATTGCTCGGGAGCCTGGCGCTCCCTAGCCCGTCCGAGGCCAAGACGGCGGCGGAGATCGACGCGAGCGTGGATGCGGCGCTCGCGCGCTTCGAAAAGCAGGTGAAGGGAGCCCACCAGTTTCTCCGCAACGCCAAGGGCGTCCTCGTCTTCGCGAACGTGATCCAGGCAGGCATCGGGGTCGGCGGGCAGTACGGCGAAGGTGCCCTGCGGATCGGCGGCAGGACCACCGCGTACTACAGCATCGCATCCGCGTCCGTGGGGTTCCAGCTCGGCGCGCAGACGAAGGATATCATCCTGGTGTTCTTGGACAGCGCGGCCCTCAGAAACTTCCAGACCAAAGAGGGCTGGCAGGTGGGCGTGGACGGGTCGGTCGTGCTGGTGAACGTGGGAGCCGCCGCCGACATCAACACGATGAAGCTCAATCAGCCGATCGTGGGGTTCGTCGTCGGCCAGAAGGGTTTGATGTACAACCTCTCGCTCCAAGGTTCGAAGATCACGAAGCTGCACAAGTAGGTCCGCCGGTTCCGCCAGACGACCCGAGACGAGGCCCCGCGGGAGCATCCCGCGGGGCCTCGAGCGGCCTCGGGAACGGGCGGCGCGACACGGGTGCGCCGAGGGGCCTGCGCATGGAATCCGTGCGCCGACGCCGAAGACACGTCATCGATGACACAGCAACTCGAGCACCGCCCGAGGCACGCGTGGCCCGGGACGTACGGGCGGGTTCGCACCTGATGGTTGTACGGAGCGCGGTCAAGCGCAGCGCCTACTACGACTCCGTGACGCTGATGCAGGCCCAGCAGGCCCTGCGGGCGTTGCCCGGCGTGGAAGAAGCGGGGGTCGTGATGGGCACCGAGGCCAACGTCGCGCTGTTGCGGCAAGCCGGCCTCGTCATCGAAGACGCCTCCGCGAAGGCCGACGACCTGATCGTGGCGGTGCGCGCGGACACTGAGGCTCACGCCCGCGGTGCGCTCGACGCGCTGGACGGGATCCTCTCGCGGCGCCCCGCCGCCACGCCCCCCGATGCGGCGTATCGCCCGCGGACCGTGGCCGCCGCCGCCCGTATGCTGTCCGGCGCCAACGTGGCGCTCGTGTCGGTGCCGGGGCGGTTCGCCGCCGCCGCGGCCCGCGAGGCGCTGCGGGCCGGCCTTCACGTCATGCTCTTTAGCGACAACGTCCCGCTCGACGAGGAGATCCGGCTGAAACGGGACGCGGCGCGCGGGGGGCGTCTCGTGATGGGGCCGGATTGCGGGACGGCGCTGATCGGCGGCGCCGCGCTCGGGTTCGCCAACCGCGTCCGGCGAGGGCCGGTGGGCATCGTGAGCGCCTCCGGGACCGGTCTGCAAGAGGTCGCCACCATCACCCACCGCCGCGGCGGCGGTGTGTCGCATGCGCTCGGCACCGGCGGCCGTGATCTCGCCGCCGCCGTTGGGGCGGCCACGACGCGCCGGGCGCTTGTGGTGCTGGGGCGTGATCCCGCGACGGCGGTCATCGTGCTCGTCTCCAAACCGCCGGACC
This genomic window contains:
- a CDS encoding YSC84-related protein, with translation MTHARKVGRYVAAAVCAVLLGSLALPSPSEAKTAAEIDASVDAALARFEKQVKGAHQFLRNAKGVLVFANVIQAGIGVGGQYGEGALRIGGRTTAYYSIASASVGFQLGAQTKDIILVFLDSAALRNFQTKEGWQVGVDGSVVLVNVGAAADINTMKLNQPIVGFVVGQKGLMYNLSLQGSKITKLHK
- a CDS encoding dihydroorotase family protein, giving the protein MLDLTIRGTVLVTPRGRFAADLHIKDGKIVALGALDAPGARVVDAGGLLALPGVVDSHVHFMDPGDVTREDFVTGSAAAAAGGVTTVIEHTHGAPVRDAGELRRKVDHLRQRSLVDFALGAHVWPDRLPALPDLWAAGAAYLKVFTCETHGVPALLAGDLLRCFQDGARWGGTFLVHCEDDAITREREAALRRAGRTDHGVVPEWRCREAEAVAACEVALLARLTGARVVVAHTSHAPVVDLIARERAVGARLWVESCPQYFYLFEDEVREHGPFRKFTPPARLRDGADADQMWRRLASGAITHLSTDHAPSTRAQKLEGDIWTCHFGLPGVETTLTMLLHAVSEGKITLERLVDVLCAQPARLYGLYPRKGTLEPGADADVTLVDPARRRTLADGQVISKAGWTPYAGTEVVGAPVMTFVRGRLVARDGCPEGEAGWGRWLAGPGAGA